The Vairimorpha necatrix chromosome 1, complete sequence genome contains a region encoding:
- a CDS encoding DNA replication licensing factor MCM7 (MCM7) produces MNKITDLKVFESDINYSNDTDLIHKFIVFYNEGNEHTYLEQIREHKPCLQINLDDLSIFDETGIVSRIEKNAFSYLNLFYKVIDDILFTEGDYLIGDNDEDVFFYHRISRFKEKFPDQKITDFLPSFLIRNYFLNLIPRSNSKIMSVRQIKSEDIGTLIKVSGIVTKISQVKPNIKVATYICESCGSEIFQQIDGDVFDLLEECSSEKCKIKKVKGTLILVTRGSKFLKFQSLVIQELSGDVPQGSIPRMIKVECYGTSTEKCLPGDVVIIGGIFMPKPYYGMKKLKAGLLTDTYVLATDIQTTKVEYKNLNINLTIDQLVKNIAPEIYGMEDVKKILLMMMVGAQTKTKSDGMKIRGDINVLLLGDPGIAKSQLLKTVVKISKRGIYTTGRGSSGVGLTASVNKDPITNEVILEGGALVLSDMGICCIDELDKMSEFDRVSIHEVMEQQSVSISKAGINTKLNARCAILGAANPVKGKYDPRYSVEYNVGLPCSLLSRFDILVVLKDDADLQKDEALAEHVTSLHFNETENDTVDYRDIREFIQKAKSFNPVIPSDLSQRFIDAYVHARKENDNVTPRYLLSLIRMAISHARLRHSDQVTDGDVDETLRLMEVTKVPCTRKKTETMSNKRKIYLLILSLVYKEEENKKFVKLEDLWRATEGIYSKNEIEDVIADFGSCGIWMRNNDEIIIFN; encoded by the coding sequence ATGAATAAAATCACAGATCTAAAAGTCTTCGAATCagatataaattattctaATGACACTGATCTTATCcacaaatttattgttttttacaatgAAGGAAATGAGCACACTTATCTTGAACAGATTCGTGAACACAAGCCCTGCTTGCAAATAAATCTAGACGATCTCTCTATTTTCGACGAGACTGGTATTGTCTCTAGAATAGAAAAGAATGCcttttcttatttaaatttattttataaagtcATAGACgacattttatttacagAAGGCGACTATCTAATAGGAGACAATGACGAGgatgttttcttttatcaCAGAATTTCAAGATTTAAAGAGAAATTCCCTGACCAAAAGATCACAGATTTCCTCCcgtcttttttaattagaaattatttcttgAATTTGATCCCGAGATCAAATTCCAAAATTATGAGTGTAAGACAAATCAAGTCTGAAGATATTGGGACACTAATAAAAGTCAGTGGTATTGTCACTAAAATAAGTCAAGTAAAACCTAATATAAAAGTCGCCACCTATATTTGCGAGAGCTGTGGCTCTGAAATATTCCAGCAAATTGATGGAGATGTCTTCGATTTATTAGAAGAATGTTCTAGTGAGAAATGTAAAATCAAGAAAGTCAAAGGCACTTTAATTCTCGTGACTAGAGGCAGcaaattcttaaaatttcaaagttTAGTCATCCAAGAACTTTCTGGAGATGTGCCACAGGGTTCCATTCCCAGGATGATCAAAGTGGAATGTTACGGAACATCAACAGAAAAATGTCTACCGGGAGATGTCGTCATAATAGGCGGCATATTCATGCCTAAACCGTATTACGGGatgaaaaaactaaaagCGGGTTTATTAACTGACACTTATGTACTCGCCACTGATATTCAGACTACTAAAgtagaatataaaaatctaaatataaatttgacaaTTGACCAATTAGTCAAAAATATAGCGCCAGAGATTTATGGTATGGAAGatgtaaagaaaatattattaatgaTGATGGTAGGAGCTCAGACTAAAACAAAAAGTGATGGTATGAAAATTAGAGGAGACATAAATGTCCTCCTGTTGGGAGACCCGGGAATAGCGAAAAGTcaacttttaaaaacagtagtaaaaataagtaaaagAGGAATTTATACCACAGGAAGAGGGTCAAGTGGCGTGGGCTTGACTGCTTCTGTAAATAAAGACCCAATTACTAATGAAGTCATTTTAGAAGGAGGGGCTCTCGTCTTGTCAGACATGGGAATTTGCTGTATCGACGAATTGGACAAAATGAGCGAATTTGACAGGGTGAGCATCCACGAAGTTATGGAACAGCAAAGCGTGTCAATAAGCAAAGCGGGAATAAACACGAAATTAAACGCAAGATGCGCAATATTAGGAGCAGCAAACCCAGTAAAAGGGAAATATGACCCAAGATACAGTGTAGAATACAATGTGGGTTTGCCGTGTTCTTTATTGTCAAGATTTGACATTTTGGTGGTGTTGAAAGATGACGCGGATTTACAAAAAGACGAGGCACTTGCTGAACACGTCACTTCTTTACATTTCAATGAAACAGAGAATGACACTGTAGACTACAGAGACATCAGagaatttatacaaaaagcCAAGTCTTTTAATCCTGTAATTCCTTCTGATTTATCTCAGAGATTTATTGACGCCTATGTACACGCTCGTAAAGAAAATGACAATGTAACTCCAAGATATTTATTGTCTCTAATAAGAATGGCAATTTCTCATGCGCGACTTCGTCACTCAGATCAAGTCACTGACGGAGATGTAGACGAAACTCTGAGACTTATGGAAGTCACTAAAGTGCCATGTACTAGAAAGAAAACAGAGACTATGTCTAATAAGAGgaaaatttatcttcttattttatctCTGGTTTacaaagaagaagaaaataagaaatttgtaaaattggAAGATTTATGGAGAGCGACAGAAGgaatttatagtaaaaatgaGATTGAGGATGTTATAGCAGATTTTGGAAGTTGTGGAATATGGATGAGAAATAATgatgaaataataatatttaattaa
- a CDS encoding transcriptional adapter 2 (ADA2): MTISNIGNTNILTVVCDFCFISINQDPLIQCTTCKIDQCIYCFRDNLETKIHKKTHDFRVINYSLKITEDWNILEELLFYNSLDKFGLGNWDNISKSIGTKSEEEVEIFFYKMLNIKNNSISNLKINERTSNPFRSKISIYMNNREDFDVEFMNDYEEIIKDMDFTDSDEEIDIKAKNCILKGYKNIIQMRNYRKDIILKKGLLEINKNKEFEKEMSKYLDIEKYKFLLEYLSVEKYEEFIKGICEEKEVFKDKENKINYQMALSGQELEICKKLEISYEEFGDLKKKFIEMKIFKDTEFYDKINKLCRKDKTKRQEILDFFNLQNYI; the protein is encoded by the coding sequence aTGACAATATCTAACATTGGTAATACAAATATCTTAACTGTAGTCTGTGACTTCTGTTTCATTTCCATAAATCAAGATCCTCTAATCCAATGCACTACTTGTAAAATAGACCAATGCATTTACTGCTTCCGGGACAATTTAGAGACCAAAATCCATAAAAAGACACACGATTTCAGagtaataaattattcCTTAAAAATCACTGAAGATTGGAATATTCTCGaagaattattattttacaattctCTTGACAAATTTGGTCTAGGAAATTGGGACAATATTTCCAAATCTATAGGCACTAAATCTGAAGAAGAagtagaaatatttttttataaaatgttaaatataaaaaataattcaatttccaatttaaaaatcaatgaAAGAACTAGTAATCCATTTAGAAGTAAAATATCTATTTATATGAATAATAGAGAAGATTTCGATGTTGAATTTATGAATGATTACGaggaaataataaaagacaTGGATTTCACAGACAGTGATGAAGAAATAGACATAAAAGCTAAGAATTGTATATTAAAaggatataaaaatataatacaaatgaggaattatagaaaagatataattttaaagaaaggattattagaaattaataagaaTAAGGAATTTGAAAAAGAAATGAGTAAATATTTGGATATtgagaaatataaatttctactTGAATATCTTTCAgtagaaaaatatgaagaatttattaaaggGATTTGTGAAGAAAAAGAGGTTTTTAAggataaagaaaataagataaattatcaaatgGCACTTAGTGGAcaagaattagaaatttgtAAGAAACTTGAGATTTCTTATGAAGAATTTGGAGatttaaagaagaaatttatagaaatgaagatatttaaagatacagagttttatgataaaattaacaaaCTTTGTAGAAAagataaaacaaaaagacaagaaattttagatttttttaatttacaaaattacATTTAA
- a CDS encoding exocyst complex component SEC10 — translation MKTIQISQIKEDDFSPIEIIENTILLDRKNSQTTLSNIKEVLQDIEGLREALFFKQEKLKIELRSIKDKINEEKILDLHKQVNSLKIDPLGDTKEVLQRNKEIFELKLLNKVLNYTIEIEKGNFQVLSSLLKSEDKDDWKFLCFFINHTLEIFEDENKTKLLEISKDIQDKLIKTFEESNKMNNKTMMKSTYIALNELDKNNTLLYAYIYEMPIFKEIYKMSHPSCDEIDIELYDEENNTFLNFLNELKISYQEKFVDISEIFPNYEEVYKIVNKKIFYDLVFPTLEKFLQGTSSFIFLYSIENSYKNIEQLGIFIESLSDNFDYKKVLDDLSFKYSALCIDKERNFFSEIFNKIVFGKQTSYKYILKNDVISYSKDYNFIIDTILLLIDLFNTRRFLYNDEDLEDMFVFYQEYFNKFVDLINEDMTDKISTIFQIQKIRNQIKKYFKEDFYKLEIFKNKTEEIFSSCLKIKLQECEIRIKKFISQILFYRPDSDNSVINYLKGQIFESKKIRGNLQMKFVVEIYKMTYFLIKQRIFNLKFSISQKRNLKDFIEKMCHIVFLTGNYEIISLYKYLENIVIIIITDKNNIKEVQENIKLKISKEDLKNSLKCRNDKSKEASNEI, via the coding sequence ATGAAAACAATCCAAATAAGTCAAATCAAAGAAGACGATTTCTCTCCTATagaaataatagaaaatacCATCCTTCTTGATAGAAAGAACAGTCAGACGACTctttcaaatataaaagaagtCTTACAAGACATTGAAGGACTAAGAGAAGCTCTATTTTTCAAACaagaaaaattgaaaatagaATTACGCAGcataaaagataaaataaatgaagagaaaattttagatttgcATAAACAagtaaattctttaaaaatcgACCCACTTGGAGACACAAAAGAAGTTTTACAAAGAAACAAAGAAATCTTCGAATTAAAACTTCTcaataaagttttaaattacaCGATAGAAATAGAAAAAGGAAATTTCCAAGTTTTATCTTCTTTACTTAAAAGTGAAGACAAAGACGATTGGAAATTTCTatgcttttttataaaccaCACActtgaaatatttgaagatgaaaataaaactaaacTTCTTGAAATTTCTAAAGATATCCAagacaaattaataaagacATTTGAagaatcaaataaaatgaataatAAGACAATGATGAAATCTACTTATATTGCATTAAATGAACTAGATAAGAATAATACGCTTCTTTATGCGTATATTTATGAAATGCCCATTTTCAAagagatttataaaatgagTCATCCGTCTTGTGACGAAATTGACATTGAACTTTATGACGAAGAAAATAACACTTTTctgaattttctaaatgAATTGAAAATTTCTTACCAGGAGAAATTTGTAGATATTTCTGAAATATTCCCGAATTACGAAgaagtttataaaattgtaaataagaaaatattttatgatttgGTTTTTCCTACCCTGGAGAAATTTCTACAAGGAACATCTTCtttcatatttttgtattcgatagaaaattcttataaaaatattgaacaATTAGggatttttatagaaagtTTATCAgataattttgattataaaaaagtccTGGACGATTTAAGTTTCAAATATTCTGCACTTTGTATTGACAAAGAGAGAAATTTCTTCtcagaaatttttaataagatCGTATTTGGGAAACAGActtcttataaatatattttgaagAATGACGTCATTTCATATTCTaaagattataattttattattgataccattttattattaatagatctttttaatacaagaagatttctttataatgATGAAGATTTAGAAGAcatgtttgttttttaccaagaatattttaataaattcgtAGATTTGATAAATGAAGACATGACAGATAAAATTAGTACAATTTTTCAGATACAAAAGATAAGAAATCaaattaagaaatattttaaagaagatttttataaattagaaatcttcaaaaataaaacagaagaaatattttcttcttgttTGAAAATTAAACTTCAAGAATGTGAAATTAgaattaagaaatttatttctcagattttattttatagacCTGATTCTGATAATTCtgtaattaattatttgaaaggtcaaatatttgaatCTAAGAAAATTAGAGgaaatttacaaatgaaatttgtagtggaaatttataaaatgacgtattttcttataaaacagagaatttttaatttaaagttTTCTATTAGTCAGAAGAGGAATcttaaagattttatagaGAAAATGTGTCATATTGTATTTCTTACGGGGAATTATGAGATTATaagtttatataaatatttagagaatattgtaataataataattacagataaaaataatattaaggAAGTACAagagaatataaaattaaagataaGCAAAGAAGATCTTAAGAATTCCCTGAAATGTCGTAATGATAAATCTAAAGAGGCATcaaatgaaatataa